From Granulimonas faecalis:
CCGCGGACCCACGCGGTGTCGATGGACTCCGGCTCGGAGATGCCGTTGACGTAGAGGTCCATGGCCGAGAAGAGGAACGGGATGAGCATGGAGTTGAGCAGGTAGCCCGCCTTCTCCTTGCGCACCGGCAGGGGCTGCATGCGAATCTGGCCGGCGAACTCCATGATGGCGTCGAAGGACTCCTGCGACGTCTTGGGCTGGGCCATGACCTCGGCGATGTTGTTGCGCCAGATGTGGTTGGCGAAGTGCATGGCCAGGTAGCGGTCGGGTCGCCCGGTGTAGCGGGTGAACTTGGAGGGCAGCAGGCTCGAGGAGTTGGTGACCACCACGGTCTTCTCGGCCATGAGGGGCGCGAGCTTCTTGTAGAACTCGATCTTGGCCTCCTCCTGCTCGGCCATGGACTCCACGACCACGTCGGCGTCGGCCACGGCGGCGGAGAGGTCCAGCTCCAGGCGCAGGTTCTCGGCGGCCGCGTCCACCGCCCCGTGGCAGCGGGCCGGGTCGAAGTCGTCGGGGTCCGCGATGCCCATGGCCCAGACACCGGGCGCCATGGGCTCGCCGTCGGCGCGGCTCTTGGCCAGGGCCGCCTCCATGGCGTCGATCTGCGCGTGGTAGTCCTTCACCAGCTGGTCGAGCTTGGGCTGCGTGCGGCCGATGCTCCCCTCGCTGCGCAGCCAGATGCAGGTGTCCAGCCC
This genomic window contains:
- a CDS encoding 3-hydroxyacyl-CoA dehydrogenase, giving the protein MAFEKVVVAGGGVLGSQIAFQSAYCGLDTCIWLRSEGSIGRTQPKLDQLVKDYHAQIDAMEAALAKSRADGEPMAPGVWAMGIADPDDFDPARCHGAVDAAAENLRLELDLSAAVADADVVVESMAEQEEAKIEFYKKLAPLMAEKTVVVTNSSSLLPSKFTRYTGRPDRYLAMHFANHIWRNNIAEVMAQPKTSQESFDAIMEFAGQIRMQPLPVRKEKAGYLLNSMLIPFLFSAMDLYVNGISEPESIDTAWVRGTGAPNGPFQILDVVGLVTAYNIVQPYTKVPGFMAPYNFKGISRMLKEKIDAGETGVAAGKGFYTYGG